The Takifugu flavidus isolate HTHZ2018 chromosome 17, ASM371156v2, whole genome shotgun sequence genome contains a region encoding:
- the phldb2b gene encoding pleckstrin homology-like domain family B member 2 isoform X6, translated as MKSMLPPKSPVSALAYNTDYQKFSSDYSHSVVGGTSSARGMRSASELRDLMDTLQRKKIALENSLRANGNGNPSYFSVTQSPPTTPTASPATSSSAYQEQPRRFCSSDRPPMALKPASSLSPGRRSDPSSSLTYRTSTGRNQDNFASDSRRLHTSGSTTLLSMYNAGGSSISVDGGNSLVVPLPSSSAAHTPSAGGAASMPSSPRLGRRSGNHEPAASRTRKYSAGSLSGMIGGCHSRSLPRLCTSPAPRENNNGDTALSTLPPRRSDVVGGYRFNKDFYNNNYQDEGPNFNHNTGSSSRNQNQPSTQGEGVVSICLSSPKNLSSTGLPVTPTSSPPDVTISSRSGGSSSPRVAKKLSLTSSTSVHSTSSSPSELDQLNCQGLSSEMELYLGDREKRGAELNGALGLELTERTGHGPAVGLGERRQSFGKAGMTPPVGLRERRGSISSLSGKEELTDYHQRQKEERLREQEVERLERQRLETILSLCSELGRAEVDVGATVTNSTSAVADLRKINQELQKLQVTDDSDDDGLSVFSDSLTVNGTTERRHRASQGSENGYYDDLQVRCRRSSGHPDSRAESPAVTLRNFAPSPSPRTQRPHETLHDAALLHGRDIRPSEEVRSIEEERIQVLNNIEELQQKIKELDNQMEESAREVEVEQALVEAEMDSEVAGLQQEKDAMEAVHDKMTDLETKSQQEKEKASELLQAERERVERLAHIVVEQRSQLDSCPEATKEPLQEQLARDCEVLEMETKRFEDLEFQQLERESRQDEEKETHTQQLLREMADYQRSSVNRKERLATLKKQATQITQQAQREKESFLKERSNLEEMLQREKEKLATLERKYFDLTGGRGFCLREGYVTVSEINELYSQLGGDPKPVTKPTLANASPESEINTSDSSKSLKYELCHSSSPASCSPSSFSILNPRPSAKMVSVHWPENMVSYRDPSPLPDSPPPPLPVKKRCHRPRQHFRSLEERRRSDKEGGSHLSDTLPRKKPTPAMNPQFSCATLGRNFQNKSHPPLVQSTSCGSILPRMLSLSSKEAESRRLHKGQPASRAASQTNVYLDAFGFRDNQAFDTMSVDSTDSIETSISACSPDNVSSASTANMAKLEEMERLLREAQAEKRSLLEHKEREMDMRKQALEEERKRREELEKRLQEETNRRQKLIEREVKLREKQRAQSRPLTRYLPIRKDDFDLRAHIESAGHSADTCYHLSISEKTCRGYLVKMGGKIKTWKKRWFVFDRNRRTLSYYADKHEVKLKGVIYFQAIEEVYYDHLKNAHKSPNPSLTFSVKTHDRVYYMVAPSPEAMRIWMDVIVTGAEGYTQFMV; from the exons ATGAAGAGCATGCTTCCACCAAAGAGTCCCGTGTCTGCTTTGGCTTATAACACAG ATTACCAGAAATTTAGCAGTGATTACAGCCATTCAGTGGTGGGTGGGACCAGCAGTGCTCGAGGCATGAGATCAGCCTCCGAACTCCGAGATTTGATGGACACCCTGCAACGCAAGAAGATTGCTCTAGAGAACAGCCTCAGAGCTAACGGCAATGGCAACCCGTCCTACTTCAGTGTGACGCAG TCCCCCCCAACAACACCGACGGCCAGCCCTGCCACATCCTCATCAGCCTATCAGGAACAGCCGAGGCGTTTCTGTAGCTCAGACCGTCCACCGATGGCTTTGAAACCTGCGTCATCTCTGTCCCCTGGACGAAGATCTgatccttcctcctctctgacctacCGCACCTCCACTGGTCGCAACCAGGACAACTTTGCTAGTGACAGTCGCCGACTGCACACCTCGGGCTCCACTACGTTATTGTCCATGTATAATGCCGGAGGCTCCTCCATTTCCGTCGATGGTGGCAACAGCTTGGTCGTCCCTCTTCCGTCCTCCTCAGCAGCACAtactccatcagcaggaggtgcAGCCAGCATGCCGTCGAGCCCCCGTCTTGGCCGTCGGAGTGGAAACCATGAGCCGGCCGCCAGTCGTACCAGAAAATACTCTGCAGGTTCGCTGAGTGGCATGATAGGAGGATGTCATAGTCGCTCCCTGCCACGCCTCTGCACATCTCCAGCTCCTCGTGAAAACAACAATGGCGACACAGCGTTGTCGACTCTGCCTCCACGGCGGTCTGATGTTGTTGGAGGTTACAGATTTAACAAAGACTTTTACAACAATAATTATCAAGATGAAGGCCCCAACTTTAACCACAACACAGGTAGttccagcaggaaccagaatCAGCCTTCAACTCAGGGAGAAGGTGTCGTGTCCATCTGCCTTTCCAGTCCAAAGAACTTATCTTCCACTGGTCTCCCAGTGACTCCCACATCATCCCCCCCTGATGTGACCATCTCATCCAGATCAGGGGGCTCTTCGTCTCCCCGTGTGGCTAAAAAACTTAGTCTGACCTCCAGTACTTCTGTCCACTCCACAAGTTCTAGCCCTTCAGAGTTGGACCAGCTGAACTGCCAAGGGCTTTCCTCAGAAATGGAGTTATATTTAGGGgacagggagaagagaggagcagagctcaATGGTGCTCTGGGGCTGGAACTaacagagaggacaggacatggACCTGCAGTAGGGTTGGGTGAGAGAAGGCAGTCATTTGGAAAGGCGGGAATGACCCCACCTGTGGGGCttagggagagaagggggagtaTTAGCTCACTGAGTGGAAAGGAGGAACTAACAGACTATCACCAACggcaaaaagaagaaagactCCGTGAGCAAGAAGTAGAGAGACTG gagCGCCAGCGGCTGGAAACCATCTTGTCTCTCTGCTCAGAACTGGGCCGGGCTGAGGTCGATGTGGGTGCCACAGTCACCAACTCCACTTCAGCCGTGGCTGATCTGCGGAAGATcaaccaggagctgcagaagctgcaagTGACCGACGACAGTGACGATGATGGGCTGTCCGTCTTCTCAGACTCTCTGACTGTCAATGGAACCACAGAGAGGCGGCACCGAGCGTCCCAAGGATCAGAGAATGGTTATTATGATGACCTGCAGGTTCGATGCAGGCGCAGCAGCGGCCACCCAGACAGTCGGGCAGAATCACCTGCTGTTACTTTGCGAAATTTTGCCCCTTCACCCTCTCCACGTACGCAGAGGCCCCACGAG ACTCTTCATGATGCTGCGCTACTCCATGGCCGGGACATTAGGCCTTCAGAAGAAGTGAGGAGCATAGAAGAAGAGAGGATCCAGGTGCTGAACAACAttgaggagctgcagcaaaAAATCAAAGAGTTAGACAACCAAATGGAGGAATCTGCCCGAGAG GTGGAGGTTGAGCaggctctggtggaggctgaaATGGACTCAGAAGTAGCTGGTCTTCAGCAGGAAAAGGATGCTATGGAAGCCGTGCACGATAAGATGACAGATCTAGAGACAAAGTCCcagcaagaaaaggaaaag GCGAGTGAGTTGCTGCAAGCAGAAAGGGAGAGAGTAGAGAGGTTGGCTCACATTGTTGTTGAGCAGCGCTCCCAGCTGGACAGCTGCCCTGAGGCCACCAAGGAgcccctgcaggagcagctggccaGG GACTGTGAGGTGCTGGAGATGGAGACCAAGCGTTTCGAGGACCTGGAGTTTCAACAGTTGGAGCGTGAGAGCAGacaggatgaggagaaggagacacacacacagcagctcctccgtgAGATGGCAGACTACCAGCGCAGCTCCGTTAATCGCAAG GAACGACTAGCCACTCTCAAGAAGCAGGCCACCCAGATCACTCAGCAAGCTCAGCGCGAGAAGGAAAGCTTCTTAAAAGAGAGGAGCAATCTTGAGGAAATGCTGCAGAGG GAAAAGGAGAAACTAGCAACACtggaaagaaaatattttgaCCTCACTGGTGGCCGGGGCTTCTGCCTGAGGGAG GGTTATGTCACAGTCAGTGAAATCAATGAGCTTTACTCACAGCTTGGGGGGGACCCTAAGCCCGTCACTAAGCCCACCTTGGCCAATGCTTCCCCTGAGTCTGAGATAAACACCAGCGACAGCTCCAAGTCCCTGAAGtatgag CTCTGTCATTCCTCTTCACCTGCCTCTTGCTCCCCTTCTTCCTTTTCTATTCTGAATCCTCGCCCCTCAGCTAAAATGGTCTCTGTACACTGGCCAGAAAACATGGTCTCATACCGagacccctctcctctccctgacTCTCCCccgcctccacttcctgtaaaAAAACGCTGTCACCGACCCAGGCAG CATTTCCGCTCactggaagagaggagaaggtcTGACAAGGAAGGCGGCTCCCATCTGAGCGATACATTACCCAGGAAGAAACCCACACCCGCCATGAACCCCCAGTTCTCCTGTGCAACTCTGGGTCGCAACTTTCAAAACAAG TCCCACCCACCCTTGGTACAAAGCACCAGTTGTGGCAGCATTCTCCCCAGGATGCTCTCTTTATCCAGCAAGGAAGCCGAATCTCGACGTCTACATAAAG GTCAGCCTGCCTCTCGAGCAGCATCCCAGACCAACGTCTACCTTGATGCCTTCGGATTCCGTGACAACCAGGCCTTCGACACCATGAGTGTGGACAGCACCGACTCCATTGAAACCAGCATCTCTGCGTGTTCACCAGATAATGTTTCCAG TGCCAGCACTGCCAACATGGCCaagctggaggaaatggagcGCCTGCTGAGAGAAGCTCAGGCCGAGAAAAGAAGCCTGCTTGAGCATAAG GAACGAGAGATGGACATGCGAAAGCaggccctggaggaggagagaaaaagacgGGAGGAATTGGAGAAGAGGCTTCAGGAAGAGACGAACCGGAGGCAAAAGCTTATCGAGCGTGAGGTGAAACTGCGAGAAAAACAAAGGGCACAG TCCCGGCCGCTGACCCGGTACCTGCCCATCCGGAAGGACGACTTTGACCTGCGGGCTCACATTGAGTCGGCGGGCCACAGCGCAGACACGTGTTaccatctgtccatctctgaGAAGACCTGCCGTGGCTACTTGGTCAAAATGGGAGGAAAGATCAAGACCTGGAAGAAACGGTGGTTCGTTTTTGACCGCAACCGCCGCACACTCTCCTACTATGCAG
- the phldb2b gene encoding pleckstrin homology-like domain family B member 2 isoform X4, translating to MVPTPLTQGYSLCLGKSYFFRFNHPEEASRMKSMLPPKSPVSALAYNTDYQKFSSDYSHSVVGGTSSARGMRSASELRDLMDTLQRKKIALENSLRANGNGNPSYFSVTQSPPTTPTASPATSSSAYQEQPRRFCSSDRPPMALKPASSLSPGRRSDPSSSLTYRTSTGRNQDNFASDSRRLHTSGSTTLLSMYNAGGSSISVDGGNSLVVPLPSSSAAHTPSAGGAASMPSSPRLGRRSGNHEPAASRTRKYSAGSLSGMIGGCHSRSLPRLCTSPAPRENNNGDTALSTLPPRRSDVVGGYRFNKDFYNNNYQDEGPNFNHNTGSSSRNQNQPSTQGEGVVSICLSSPKNLSSTGLPVTPTSSPPDVTISSRSGGSSSPRVAKKLSLTSSTSVHSTSSSPSELDQLNCQGLSSEMELYLGDREKRGAELNGALGLELTERTGHGPAVGLGERRQSFGKAGMTPPVGLRERRGSISSLSGKEELTDYHQRQKEERLREQEVERLERQRLETILSLCSELGRAEVDVGATVTNSTSAVADLRKINQELQKLQVTDDSDDDGLSVFSDSLTVNGTTERRHRASQGSENGYYDDLQVRCRRSSGHPDSRAESPAVTLRNFAPSPSPRTQRPHETLHDAALLHGRDIRPSEEVRSIEEERIQVLNNIEELQQKIKELDNQMEESAREVEVEQALVEAEMDSEVAGLQQEKDAMEAVHDKMTDLETKSQQEKEKASELLQAERERVERLAHIVVEQRSQLDSCPEATKEPLQEQLARDCEVLEMETKRFEDLEFQQLERESRQDEEKETHTQQLLREMADYQRSSVNRKERLATLKKQATQITQQAQREKESFLKERSNLEEMLQREKEKLATLERKYFDLTGGRGFCLREGYVTVSEINELYSQLGGDPKPVTKPTLANASPESEINTSDSSKSLKYELCHSSSPASCSPSSFSILNPRPSAKMVSVHWPENMVSYRDPSPLPDSPPPPLPVKKRCHRPRQHFRSLEERRRSDKEGGSHLSDTLPRKKPTPAMNPQFSCATLGRNFQNKSHPPLVQSTSCGSILPRMLSLSSKEAESRRLHKGQPASRAASQTNVYLDAFGFRDNQAFDTMSVDSTDSIETSISACSPDNVSSASTANMAKLEEMERLLREAQAEKRSLLEHKEREMDMRKQALEEERKRREELEKRLQEETNRRQKLIEREVKLREKQRAQSRPLTRYLPIRKDDFDLRAHIESAGHSADTCYHLSISEKTCRGYLVKMGGKIKTWKKRWFVFDRNRRTLSYYADKHEVKLKGVIYFQAIEEVYYDHLKNAHKSPNPSLTFSVKTHDRVYYMVAPSPEAMRIWMDVIVTGAEGYTQFMV from the exons GTTATTCGCTGTGTCTCGGAAAGTCCTATTTCTTCCGCTTCAACCACCCCGAGGAGGCCAGCAGAATGAAGAGCATGCTTCCACCAAAGAGTCCCGTGTCTGCTTTGGCTTATAACACAG ATTACCAGAAATTTAGCAGTGATTACAGCCATTCAGTGGTGGGTGGGACCAGCAGTGCTCGAGGCATGAGATCAGCCTCCGAACTCCGAGATTTGATGGACACCCTGCAACGCAAGAAGATTGCTCTAGAGAACAGCCTCAGAGCTAACGGCAATGGCAACCCGTCCTACTTCAGTGTGACGCAG TCCCCCCCAACAACACCGACGGCCAGCCCTGCCACATCCTCATCAGCCTATCAGGAACAGCCGAGGCGTTTCTGTAGCTCAGACCGTCCACCGATGGCTTTGAAACCTGCGTCATCTCTGTCCCCTGGACGAAGATCTgatccttcctcctctctgacctacCGCACCTCCACTGGTCGCAACCAGGACAACTTTGCTAGTGACAGTCGCCGACTGCACACCTCGGGCTCCACTACGTTATTGTCCATGTATAATGCCGGAGGCTCCTCCATTTCCGTCGATGGTGGCAACAGCTTGGTCGTCCCTCTTCCGTCCTCCTCAGCAGCACAtactccatcagcaggaggtgcAGCCAGCATGCCGTCGAGCCCCCGTCTTGGCCGTCGGAGTGGAAACCATGAGCCGGCCGCCAGTCGTACCAGAAAATACTCTGCAGGTTCGCTGAGTGGCATGATAGGAGGATGTCATAGTCGCTCCCTGCCACGCCTCTGCACATCTCCAGCTCCTCGTGAAAACAACAATGGCGACACAGCGTTGTCGACTCTGCCTCCACGGCGGTCTGATGTTGTTGGAGGTTACAGATTTAACAAAGACTTTTACAACAATAATTATCAAGATGAAGGCCCCAACTTTAACCACAACACAGGTAGttccagcaggaaccagaatCAGCCTTCAACTCAGGGAGAAGGTGTCGTGTCCATCTGCCTTTCCAGTCCAAAGAACTTATCTTCCACTGGTCTCCCAGTGACTCCCACATCATCCCCCCCTGATGTGACCATCTCATCCAGATCAGGGGGCTCTTCGTCTCCCCGTGTGGCTAAAAAACTTAGTCTGACCTCCAGTACTTCTGTCCACTCCACAAGTTCTAGCCCTTCAGAGTTGGACCAGCTGAACTGCCAAGGGCTTTCCTCAGAAATGGAGTTATATTTAGGGgacagggagaagagaggagcagagctcaATGGTGCTCTGGGGCTGGAACTaacagagaggacaggacatggACCTGCAGTAGGGTTGGGTGAGAGAAGGCAGTCATTTGGAAAGGCGGGAATGACCCCACCTGTGGGGCttagggagagaagggggagtaTTAGCTCACTGAGTGGAAAGGAGGAACTAACAGACTATCACCAACggcaaaaagaagaaagactCCGTGAGCAAGAAGTAGAGAGACTG gagCGCCAGCGGCTGGAAACCATCTTGTCTCTCTGCTCAGAACTGGGCCGGGCTGAGGTCGATGTGGGTGCCACAGTCACCAACTCCACTTCAGCCGTGGCTGATCTGCGGAAGATcaaccaggagctgcagaagctgcaagTGACCGACGACAGTGACGATGATGGGCTGTCCGTCTTCTCAGACTCTCTGACTGTCAATGGAACCACAGAGAGGCGGCACCGAGCGTCCCAAGGATCAGAGAATGGTTATTATGATGACCTGCAGGTTCGATGCAGGCGCAGCAGCGGCCACCCAGACAGTCGGGCAGAATCACCTGCTGTTACTTTGCGAAATTTTGCCCCTTCACCCTCTCCACGTACGCAGAGGCCCCACGAG ACTCTTCATGATGCTGCGCTACTCCATGGCCGGGACATTAGGCCTTCAGAAGAAGTGAGGAGCATAGAAGAAGAGAGGATCCAGGTGCTGAACAACAttgaggagctgcagcaaaAAATCAAAGAGTTAGACAACCAAATGGAGGAATCTGCCCGAGAG GTGGAGGTTGAGCaggctctggtggaggctgaaATGGACTCAGAAGTAGCTGGTCTTCAGCAGGAAAAGGATGCTATGGAAGCCGTGCACGATAAGATGACAGATCTAGAGACAAAGTCCcagcaagaaaaggaaaag GCGAGTGAGTTGCTGCAAGCAGAAAGGGAGAGAGTAGAGAGGTTGGCTCACATTGTTGTTGAGCAGCGCTCCCAGCTGGACAGCTGCCCTGAGGCCACCAAGGAgcccctgcaggagcagctggccaGG GACTGTGAGGTGCTGGAGATGGAGACCAAGCGTTTCGAGGACCTGGAGTTTCAACAGTTGGAGCGTGAGAGCAGacaggatgaggagaaggagacacacacacagcagctcctccgtgAGATGGCAGACTACCAGCGCAGCTCCGTTAATCGCAAG GAACGACTAGCCACTCTCAAGAAGCAGGCCACCCAGATCACTCAGCAAGCTCAGCGCGAGAAGGAAAGCTTCTTAAAAGAGAGGAGCAATCTTGAGGAAATGCTGCAGAGG GAAAAGGAGAAACTAGCAACACtggaaagaaaatattttgaCCTCACTGGTGGCCGGGGCTTCTGCCTGAGGGAG GGTTATGTCACAGTCAGTGAAATCAATGAGCTTTACTCACAGCTTGGGGGGGACCCTAAGCCCGTCACTAAGCCCACCTTGGCCAATGCTTCCCCTGAGTCTGAGATAAACACCAGCGACAGCTCCAAGTCCCTGAAGtatgag CTCTGTCATTCCTCTTCACCTGCCTCTTGCTCCCCTTCTTCCTTTTCTATTCTGAATCCTCGCCCCTCAGCTAAAATGGTCTCTGTACACTGGCCAGAAAACATGGTCTCATACCGagacccctctcctctccctgacTCTCCCccgcctccacttcctgtaaaAAAACGCTGTCACCGACCCAGGCAG CATTTCCGCTCactggaagagaggagaaggtcTGACAAGGAAGGCGGCTCCCATCTGAGCGATACATTACCCAGGAAGAAACCCACACCCGCCATGAACCCCCAGTTCTCCTGTGCAACTCTGGGTCGCAACTTTCAAAACAAG TCCCACCCACCCTTGGTACAAAGCACCAGTTGTGGCAGCATTCTCCCCAGGATGCTCTCTTTATCCAGCAAGGAAGCCGAATCTCGACGTCTACATAAAG GTCAGCCTGCCTCTCGAGCAGCATCCCAGACCAACGTCTACCTTGATGCCTTCGGATTCCGTGACAACCAGGCCTTCGACACCATGAGTGTGGACAGCACCGACTCCATTGAAACCAGCATCTCTGCGTGTTCACCAGATAATGTTTCCAG TGCCAGCACTGCCAACATGGCCaagctggaggaaatggagcGCCTGCTGAGAGAAGCTCAGGCCGAGAAAAGAAGCCTGCTTGAGCATAAG GAACGAGAGATGGACATGCGAAAGCaggccctggaggaggagagaaaaagacgGGAGGAATTGGAGAAGAGGCTTCAGGAAGAGACGAACCGGAGGCAAAAGCTTATCGAGCGTGAGGTGAAACTGCGAGAAAAACAAAGGGCACAG TCCCGGCCGCTGACCCGGTACCTGCCCATCCGGAAGGACGACTTTGACCTGCGGGCTCACATTGAGTCGGCGGGCCACAGCGCAGACACGTGTTaccatctgtccatctctgaGAAGACCTGCCGTGGCTACTTGGTCAAAATGGGAGGAAAGATCAAGACCTGGAAGAAACGGTGGTTCGTTTTTGACCGCAACCGCCGCACACTCTCCTACTATGCAG